Proteins found in one Armatimonadota bacterium genomic segment:
- a CDS encoding FAD/NAD(P)-binding oxidoreductase has product MPARVVVIGGGFGGLSVAYALRETAGDAAELLVVDASRTFLMGLRKLWLVDGRSTRGAGERDRTRLAARGVPFRQGRVEGIDPDARRVRVDGEDLRYDFLVLASGAQPRPDLVPGMAAGRPDLFNLYDAADAERLGARLRDLGEGRVVVAIAGLPYKCPPAPYEAAFLIDDLLRRTGRRQRVELEVLSPQPSSLPSAGPQACEAVEGELVARGIRFRPRTVVEAVEDGRLVLSGGERVAADVVAVVPPHRPAPTVAASGLAGEGGWVHVDPATLATTDERVFAVGDVVALQTGAGLPFPKAGIFAERQGAVVGRNLAALLAGRSPSETFDGYGYCFIEVGGGLATRVEGNFFTAPPQVRVGEPRPEHLQEKVAFERERLARWFPDAAGAPGA; this is encoded by the coding sequence GTGCCGGCACGGGTGGTCGTCATCGGCGGAGGCTTCGGGGGCCTGAGCGTCGCCTACGCCCTGCGCGAAACCGCGGGCGATGCGGCCGAGCTGCTCGTGGTGGATGCCTCGCGGACCTTCCTCATGGGCCTGCGCAAGCTGTGGCTGGTGGACGGGCGCAGCACCCGCGGGGCGGGAGAGCGCGACCGGACGCGCCTGGCGGCCAGGGGCGTGCCGTTCCGGCAGGGGCGGGTGGAGGGGATCGATCCGGACGCGCGTCGGGTGCGCGTCGACGGGGAGGACCTGCGCTACGACTTCCTCGTCCTGGCCTCCGGCGCCCAGCCGCGTCCCGACCTCGTGCCCGGGATGGCGGCGGGTCGGCCGGACCTCTTCAACCTGTACGACGCCGCCGACGCGGAACGGCTGGGCGCGCGGCTGCGTGATCTCGGCGAGGGCCGGGTCGTCGTGGCCATCGCCGGCCTCCCCTACAAGTGCCCGCCCGCCCCCTACGAAGCGGCCTTTCTCATCGACGACCTGCTGCGCCGCACCGGCCGGCGCCAGCGGGTGGAGCTGGAGGTCCTCTCGCCGCAGCCCTCCTCGCTGCCCTCCGCCGGGCCGCAGGCGTGCGAGGCGGTGGAGGGGGAACTGGTGGCCCGCGGGATCCGCTTTCGCCCCCGTACGGTGGTCGAGGCGGTGGAGGACGGGCGGCTGGTGCTGAGCGGCGGTGAGCGCGTGGCCGCCGACGTCGTGGCGGTGGTGCCGCCCCACCGGCCGGCGCCGACGGTAGCCGCCAGCGGTCTCGCCGGCGAGGGCGGCTGGGTGCACGTCGACCCGGCCACCCTGGCGACGACGGACGAGCGGGTCTTCGCGGTGGGCGACGTGGTGGCGCTGCAGACGGGCGCGGGGCTGCCCTTCCCCAAGGCGGGCATCTTCGCGGAGCGTCAGGGGGCCGTCGTGGGACGGAACCTCGCCGCTCTGCTGGCCGGCCGGTCCCCGTCGGAGACCTTCGACGGGTACGGCTACTGCTTCATCGAGGTGGGGGGAGGGCTGGCCACGCGGGTCGAGGGGAACTTCTTCACCGCGCCACCCCAGGTGCGCGTGGGGGAACCCCGCCCGGAGCACCTCCAGGAGAAGGTCGCCTTCGAGCGCGAGCGCCTGGCGCGGTGGTTCCCGGACGCCGCAGGGGCGCCGGGGGCCTGA
- a CDS encoding dodecin family protein, which translates to MAPWQMVEVVGSSSQSIQEAVRVAVRAAGARTAKWFEVREIRGVVTDGEVGEFQVRVAVGYETR; encoded by the coding sequence ATGGCGCCGTGGCAGATGGTGGAGGTGGTGGGATCCTCGTCGCAGAGCATTCAGGAGGCGGTCCGCGTGGCCGTGCGGGCCGCGGGGGCGCGGACGGCCAAGTGGTTCGAGGTGCGCGAGATCCGGGGCGTGGTGACGGATGGGGAGGTCGGGGAGTTCCAGGTGCGGGTGGCGGTGGGCTACGAGACCCGCTGA